From a region of the Qipengyuania spongiae genome:
- a CDS encoding long-chain-fatty-acid--CoA ligase, with protein sequence MAVNKSYPPAPANYGHARPWDSPIPAEPLPTIFERRAREHPSARLIEFLGRDFTYSEMFGEARRFAAGLIERGIAPGDRVGLFLPNVPTYIAAYYGAMMAGAVVVNFSPLYTVAELSHQVEDSGTRLLVTLDSPMLLPTATKVLDGSALEGLVVAQLATMLPRIKSLALRTLGRKQIAAIPSRDDVSPWSGWLSDAAPALPPLDVEDLALLQYTGGTTGTPKGAMLSHANLASNAMQVDMIDPFDRNEPDIVLGALPMFHVFANTCVLNRTVVKGGAIVMLPRFDAKQVLQAIDRARPRAFPGVPTMFQALLDHERFAKTDWSSLQICISGGAPMPAPVHEKFESATGVRLAEGYGLTESSGVVSTNPYEGLRKRGTIGQPIPGTRVLLLDKEDPTRLAPDGEPGELVVRGPQVMQGYWQRPDTQGTAFAIHDGEPWLRTGDVATIDGDGFLAIVDRIKDMIAVGGFKVFPSEVENALLRHEAVKEVLVIGVPDDYRGEVPRAYVVLNPDHAVSGADLRDWLNTRIGKHERVDEVVIREDLPRTMIGKLDRKALRAEVLPG encoded by the coding sequence ATGGCTGTCAATAAGAGTTACCCGCCCGCCCCCGCCAATTACGGCCACGCCCGGCCATGGGACTCGCCGATCCCCGCAGAGCCGCTTCCCACGATCTTCGAACGGCGCGCAAGGGAGCATCCGTCGGCCCGGCTGATCGAATTCCTCGGGCGCGACTTCACCTATTCCGAGATGTTCGGCGAGGCGCGCCGCTTCGCCGCCGGGCTGATCGAACGCGGCATCGCGCCGGGCGACCGGGTCGGGCTGTTCCTGCCCAATGTGCCGACCTACATCGCCGCCTATTACGGGGCGATGATGGCGGGCGCCGTCGTGGTCAATTTCTCGCCGCTCTACACCGTCGCGGAGCTGAGCCATCAGGTCGAGGATTCGGGCACGCGCCTCCTCGTGACGCTCGATTCGCCGATGCTGCTGCCGACCGCGACCAAGGTGCTCGACGGCTCCGCGCTCGAAGGTCTGGTGGTGGCGCAGCTCGCCACCATGCTGCCGCGGATCAAGAGCCTCGCGCTGCGCACGCTCGGCCGCAAGCAGATCGCCGCTATTCCTTCGCGAGACGACGTGTCTCCGTGGTCAGGCTGGCTGTCCGACGCAGCGCCGGCCCTGCCGCCGCTCGATGTCGAAGATCTCGCCCTGCTGCAATATACCGGCGGGACGACCGGCACACCCAAGGGCGCGATGCTGTCGCACGCCAATCTGGCAAGCAACGCGATGCAGGTCGACATGATCGACCCCTTCGACCGCAACGAGCCTGACATCGTGCTCGGCGCGCTGCCGATGTTCCATGTCTTCGCCAACACCTGCGTGCTCAACCGCACGGTGGTGAAGGGCGGGGCAATCGTGATGCTGCCGCGCTTCGATGCCAAGCAGGTGCTGCAGGCGATCGACCGCGCCCGCCCGCGCGCCTTTCCCGGCGTGCCGACCATGTTCCAGGCGCTGCTCGATCACGAACGATTTGCCAAGACCGACTGGTCCTCGTTGCAGATCTGCATTTCGGGCGGCGCGCCAATGCCCGCCCCGGTCCACGAGAAGTTCGAGAGCGCCACCGGGGTGCGGCTGGCCGAAGGCTACGGCCTCACCGAAAGCTCGGGTGTCGTCTCGACCAACCCCTATGAAGGTCTGCGCAAGCGCGGCACGATCGGCCAGCCCATCCCGGGAACGCGCGTGCTGCTGCTCGACAAGGAGGACCCGACCCGCCTCGCGCCCGATGGCGAGCCCGGCGAACTGGTGGTGCGCGGCCCGCAAGTGATGCAGGGCTACTGGCAGCGCCCGGACACGCAGGGCACCGCCTTCGCAATCCACGATGGCGAGCCGTGGCTGCGCACCGGCGACGTCGCCACGATCGACGGGGACGGGTTCCTCGCCATCGTCGACCGGATCAAGGACATGATCGCGGTGGGCGGTTTCAAGGTCTTCCCGAGCGAGGTCGAGAACGCGCTGCTGCGCCACGAGGCGGTGAAGGAAGTGCTCGTGATCGGCGTGCCCGACGATTACCGGGGCGAGGTTCCGCGCGCCTATGTCGTGCTGAACCCCGACCACGCGGTGTCGGGCGCGGATCTGCGCGACTGGCTCAACACTCGCATCGGCAAGCACGAGCGTGTCGACGAGGTGGTGATCCGCGAGGACCTGCCAAGGACGATGATCGGCAAGCTCGACCGCAAGGCGCTGAGAGCGGAAGTTCTGCCCGGCTGA
- a CDS encoding bactofilin family protein, which yields MATRSSNGGTTFSVLGPDISVKGNIETRTDLHVNGSVEGDIACSALIQGETSTIDGGIEAKSARLAGRVTGSIKVGELVILKSARIDGDVSYDTLTIEQGAQVEGRLSARGEATAARPSRPAAVADQPQGEPNLALAG from the coding sequence ATGGCCACTCGCAGCAGCAATGGCGGTACCACTTTCTCCGTGCTCGGACCGGACATCTCCGTGAAAGGCAATATCGAGACACGCACGGACCTTCATGTGAACGGTTCGGTCGAAGGCGACATCGCCTGTTCGGCGCTGATCCAGGGCGAAACCAGCACGATCGACGGCGGCATCGAGGCCAAGAGCGCCCGGCTGGCGGGCCGCGTCACCGGGTCCATCAAGGTGGGGGAACTGGTCATCCTCAAATCGGCCCGCATCGACGGCGACGTGTCCTACGACACGCTCACCATCGAACAGGGCGCGCAGGTCGAGGGGCGCTTGAGCGCGCGAGGCGAGGCGACCGCCGCCAGACCGTCGCGACCTGCCGCGGTCGCGGATCAGCCGCAGGGCGAACCCAACCTCGCGCTGGCCGGGTAG
- a CDS encoding M23 family metallopeptidase: MTENTNANGGLIARVRGWFPERELFMRSQGQVRFITLSSRLQMTVAGAAVAALLAWGGSLGALGWQQYEASAERAVLLEREASVAKSEHRLQAYRNDVEAATKDLEERQDFLDAAFSSLPAEVKAAAAEDGNTEEGADEPTAKISKAMPGGAALARIEGRQLAFVKRLTRFAEFRADRAERALRKLGLNPADISRNAERAAMGGPLEPILDGDRVDPHFERLGLSLARMNALEQGLEGVPQVLPASLARMSSGFGFRHDPFTGGGAMHAGLDFSGPVGAPIHAAAKGRVTYVGWRSGYGKTVEIRHANGLTTRYAHMSAFKTRVGDRVAPGEVIGAIGSTGRSTGPHLHFEVRIHDRAVNPRIFLEQAPDVLKEIRSAPERPHN, encoded by the coding sequence TTGACCGAGAATACCAACGCCAATGGCGGATTGATCGCGCGCGTCCGCGGATGGTTCCCCGAGCGGGAACTCTTCATGCGCTCGCAGGGCCAGGTGCGTTTCATCACGCTTTCCTCGCGTCTGCAAATGACGGTTGCCGGAGCTGCGGTGGCTGCCCTGCTCGCCTGGGGCGGAAGCCTCGGCGCGCTGGGCTGGCAGCAATACGAGGCCTCGGCCGAACGCGCCGTGCTCCTCGAACGCGAAGCCAGCGTGGCGAAGTCCGAACACCGGCTCCAAGCCTATCGCAACGATGTAGAGGCGGCGACGAAGGATTTGGAGGAACGGCAGGACTTTCTCGACGCCGCGTTCTCCTCCCTCCCCGCCGAAGTGAAGGCGGCAGCGGCCGAGGACGGCAACACCGAAGAAGGCGCCGACGAGCCGACCGCGAAGATCAGCAAGGCGATGCCCGGCGGCGCCGCGCTCGCGCGGATCGAGGGGCGCCAGCTCGCCTTTGTGAAGCGCCTGACCCGCTTCGCCGAGTTTCGCGCCGACCGCGCCGAGCGTGCGCTGCGCAAGCTCGGCCTCAATCCCGCCGATATCAGCCGCAACGCCGAGCGCGCCGCGATGGGTGGTCCGCTCGAGCCGATACTGGATGGCGATCGGGTCGATCCGCACTTCGAGCGCCTCGGCCTCAGCCTGGCGCGGATGAACGCGCTCGAGCAGGGTCTCGAAGGCGTGCCGCAGGTTCTGCCCGCCAGCCTCGCCCGCATGTCATCCGGCTTCGGCTTCCGCCACGATCCGTTCACCGGGGGCGGCGCCATGCATGCAGGCCTTGATTTCAGCGGCCCGGTCGGCGCGCCGATCCATGCCGCCGCCAAGGGGCGCGTCACTTATGTCGGCTGGCGTTCGGGCTACGGCAAGACGGTCGAGATCCGCCACGCCAATGGGCTCACCACCCGCTACGCCCACATGTCGGCGTTCAAGACCAGGGTCGGCGACCGGGTCGCGCCGGGCGAGGTGATCGGCGCGATCGGCAGCACCGGCCGTTCGACCGGCCCGCACCTCCACTTCGAAGTCCGCATCCACGACCGCGCCGTCAATCCCCGCATCTTTCTCGAGCAGGCCCCCGATGTTCTCAAAGAAATCCGAAGCGCACCCGAACGCCCCCACAACTAA
- a CDS encoding nicotinate-nucleotide adenylyltransferase, whose amino-acid sequence MSHPLRIGLLGGSFNPAHGGHRRISLFAKAALGLDEVWWLVSPGNPLKPKAGMAPLPVRMGSAARQARRAPIRVTAIERQLGTRYTVDTLRALGRRYPKRKFVWLMGADNLAQFHLWRDWRGIAREMPIAVIARPGYDGAALASPAMAWLRRYRVPLASFTNGGEWSAPALVILRFDPDERSATALRRADPDWAMRHTGVSVRDQVTNRLVSLPVSPSGGLRGA is encoded by the coding sequence TTGAGCCATCCGCTCAGGATCGGGCTGCTCGGGGGAAGCTTCAATCCGGCGCATGGCGGCCACCGGCGCATTTCGCTGTTCGCGAAGGCGGCGCTGGGCCTCGACGAGGTCTGGTGGCTGGTTTCGCCCGGCAATCCGCTCAAGCCGAAAGCAGGCATGGCGCCGCTTCCCGTTCGCATGGGCTCGGCCGCCCGGCAGGCTCGCCGCGCGCCGATCCGGGTGACCGCGATCGAGCGCCAACTCGGCACGCGCTACACCGTCGACACGCTGCGCGCGCTCGGCCGCCGCTATCCCAAGCGCAAATTCGTCTGGCTGATGGGGGCGGACAATCTCGCGCAGTTCCACCTCTGGCGCGACTGGCGCGGGATCGCACGGGAGATGCCGATTGCAGTGATCGCGCGGCCGGGTTATGATGGCGCTGCCCTCGCAAGCCCCGCGATGGCCTGGCTGCGGCGCTATCGTGTGCCGCTTGCCAGCTTCACGAACGGGGGCGAATGGAGTGCGCCGGCTCTGGTGATCCTGCGTTTCGATCCGGACGAACGATCGGCCACGGCCCTGCGCCGCGCCGACCCCGACTGGGCGATGCGCCACACCGGCGTTTCCGTGAGGGATCAGGTGACCAACCGTCTCGTGTCCCTGCCCGTTTCCCCATCAGGGGGCTTGCGCGGCGCATGA
- the rsfS gene encoding ribosome silencing factor has protein sequence MPQANTTPADAGTARVPPLNKAGTAPLLDLVLQHLDDDQAMDVVTIDLEGKSSIADHMVIASGRSTRQVASIAQKLAEKVKQAGFGPVRLEGLPAADWVLLDAGDVVVHLFRPEVRSFYNLERMWAFGDAPPVAAGSA, from the coding sequence ATGCCTCAGGCGAATACCACGCCGGCCGATGCCGGCACCGCTAGGGTCCCGCCGTTGAACAAGGCCGGAACCGCCCCGCTGCTCGATCTCGTCCTGCAGCATCTCGACGACGATCAGGCGATGGACGTCGTCACCATCGACCTCGAAGGGAAAAGCTCGATTGCCGATCACATGGTGATCGCCTCGGGCCGCTCCACCCGTCAGGTCGCCTCGATCGCGCAGAAACTGGCCGAGAAAGTCAAGCAGGCGGGCTTCGGCCCCGTGCGTCTGGAAGGCCTGCCCGCCGCCGACTGGGTGCTGCTCGATGCAGGCGACGTGGTGGTCCACCTGTTCCGCCCCGAAGTGCGCAGCTTCTACAATCTCGAACGCATGTGGGCCTTCGGCGATGCGCCGCCGGTCGCTGCCGGGAGCGCCTGA
- a CDS encoding 23S rRNA (pseudouridine(1915)-N(3))-methyltransferase RlmH: protein MLLHVIARGKIGRSPEAELVKRYEQRVTWPIRFTELPEQGGRTADPSTPFRTVLLDERGEDMASEDLAAMLSRWRDDGVREARFVIGAADGHSPEDRGAADRLLAFGGATWPHLMARAMLAEQLYRATTIVAGHPYHRA, encoded by the coding sequence ATGCTTCTGCACGTGATCGCGCGCGGCAAGATCGGCCGCTCGCCCGAGGCGGAGCTGGTCAAGCGCTACGAGCAACGCGTGACCTGGCCGATCAGGTTCACCGAATTGCCGGAACAGGGCGGGCGCACCGCCGATCCGTCCACACCGTTCCGCACCGTCCTGCTCGACGAGCGGGGCGAGGACATGGCGTCGGAGGACCTCGCTGCCATGCTCTCGCGCTGGCGGGACGACGGTGTGCGCGAGGCGCGCTTCGTGATCGGCGCGGCGGACGGGCATTCGCCCGAAGACCGCGGGGCGGCGGACAGGCTCCTCGCTTTCGGCGGGGCGACCTGGCCGCACTTGATGGCCCGCGCGATGCTCGCAGAACAGCTCTACCGCGCGACCACCATCGTCGCCGGGCACCCCTATCATCGCGCCTGA